One genomic region from Fictibacillus marinisediminis encodes:
- the ychF gene encoding redox-regulated ATPase YchF — translation MALTTGIVGLPNVGKSTLFNAITQAGAESANYPFCTIDPNVGIVEVPDDRLHKLTEMVQPKKVVPTAFEFTDIAGIVKGASKGEGLGNKFLSHIRQVDAILQVVRCFEDENITHVSGKVDPIDDIEVINLELIFADMETVDKRIVRVEKLAKSKDKEAVAEFSVLVKIKDALLNELPARSVELTPEEKKIVYGLHLLTMKPILYAANVSEEDLLEGGNEHVEKVREYATREHAEVIVICAKIEEEIAELDGDEKKAFLEELGIKEAGLDQLIRASYSLLGLATYFTAGVQEVRAWTFRKGMKAPQCAGIIHTDFERGFIRAEVVAYDDLTAAGNMAAAKEKGKVRLEGKEYEMKDGDVVHFRFNV, via the coding sequence ATGGCTTTAACAACTGGGATTGTCGGTCTTCCCAATGTAGGGAAATCGACGCTTTTTAATGCCATCACGCAAGCCGGGGCTGAATCAGCCAACTATCCGTTTTGTACGATTGACCCGAACGTAGGAATTGTTGAGGTGCCGGATGACCGTCTGCACAAGCTGACTGAGATGGTCCAGCCTAAAAAAGTAGTGCCGACAGCTTTTGAATTTACAGATATCGCTGGAATCGTAAAAGGCGCGAGCAAAGGTGAGGGACTTGGAAACAAGTTCTTGTCACATATCCGCCAGGTGGACGCTATTCTTCAAGTTGTCCGCTGTTTTGAAGACGAAAACATCACTCACGTTTCCGGAAAAGTCGATCCGATCGATGATATTGAAGTCATCAATCTGGAATTGATTTTTGCAGACATGGAGACCGTAGATAAGCGAATTGTCCGTGTTGAGAAACTGGCCAAGTCAAAAGACAAAGAAGCCGTTGCTGAATTCAGTGTTCTTGTAAAAATTAAGGATGCGCTTTTAAATGAATTGCCTGCAAGAAGCGTCGAACTTACGCCGGAAGAAAAGAAAATCGTTTATGGACTGCATCTGCTTACCATGAAACCGATTCTTTATGCTGCGAATGTAAGTGAAGAAGACTTGCTGGAAGGCGGAAACGAGCATGTTGAGAAGGTAAGAGAATATGCTACCCGTGAACATGCTGAGGTTATCGTTATCTGTGCAAAGATCGAAGAAGAGATCGCAGAGCTTGACGGAGACGAGAAAAAAGCATTTTTGGAAGAGCTGGGCATCAAGGAAGCGGGTCTTGATCAATTGATTCGTGCTTCATACTCGTTGCTTGGCCTGGCTACGTATTTTACAGCCGGTGTTCAAGAGGTCCGTGCATGGACATTCCGAAAAGGCATGAAAGCCCCGCAATGTGCCGGGATCATCCATACAGACTTTGAACGCGGGTTCATCCGTGCTGAAGTTGTAGCATATGATGATCTGACGGCTGCTGGAAACATGGCAGCAGCGAAGGAAAAAGGAAAAGTAAGGCTGGAAGGTAAAGAGTACGAAATGAAAGACGGAGATGTCGTTCACTTCCGCTTTAATGTTTAA
- a CDS encoding DUF951 domain-containing protein, with translation MEGKEFFLNDEVEMKKPHPCGTNRWKIIRMGADIRIKCMGCQHSVLIPRKDFVKKLKKVLVSHQE, from the coding sequence TTGGAAGGTAAAGAATTTTTTTTAAACGACGAAGTAGAAATGAAAAAACCTCACCCATGCGGTACGAACCGCTGGAAGATCATCCGTATGGGGGCTGATATCCGAATCAAATGCATGGGGTGTCAGCACAGTGTTTTGATCCCCAGAAAAGATTTTGTTAAAAAACTGAAAAAAGTGCTTGTTTCACATCAGGAGTAA
- a CDS encoding mechanosensitive ion channel family protein, whose amino-acid sequence MKVLKIAAIIFGSAIVVKIVRAAISNVFKIRMKSPLRMSERRENTLIRLLDNVAAYLIYFIALLMILSEFNIDVKALLAGAGVVGLAIGFGAQNLVKDVITGFFIIFEQQFAVGDFVRINNFEGTVEEIGLRTTKLKQWTGELHILPNSSIMEVTNFSIHNSVAVIDVSIAYEEDIDKAQAIIEDVVREKTPEYPEMVAEPEVLGIQAVGTTEIVIRVTAEVLPMTHFKVARELKKAIKIRLDEEGIELPYQKLVSYHKTTVSET is encoded by the coding sequence ATGAAAGTGCTTAAGATTGCCGCCATAATCTTTGGGTCTGCCATTGTCGTGAAAATTGTACGTGCAGCCATATCCAATGTTTTTAAAATTCGAATGAAGAGTCCGCTTAGAATGTCGGAGCGGCGTGAGAACACACTTATTCGGCTTTTAGACAATGTAGCAGCTTATCTTATTTATTTCATCGCTTTGCTGATGATTTTGAGCGAATTCAATATAGATGTGAAGGCATTGCTCGCTGGTGCCGGTGTGGTTGGACTAGCCATCGGTTTTGGCGCACAGAACCTGGTGAAAGACGTAATTACCGGATTCTTTATCATTTTTGAACAGCAATTTGCGGTAGGGGATTTTGTGAGAATCAATAACTTTGAAGGAACCGTCGAGGAGATTGGCCTTCGTACGACCAAATTGAAACAATGGACAGGAGAGCTGCATATCCTTCCGAACTCATCCATAATGGAAGTGACCAATTTTTCCATTCATAACAGTGTCGCAGTCATTGATGTCAGTATCGCTTATGAAGAAGACATCGACAAAGCCCAGGCAATCATTGAAGATGTGGTTAGAGAAAAAACACCGGAATACCCTGAAATGGTCGCTGAACCAGAAGTTCTTGGCATCCAGGCTGTCGGCACGACCGAAATTGTCATCAGGGTAACAGCCGAAGTGCTTCCCATGACACATTTTAAAGTGGCAAGGGAGCTCAAGAAAGCGATTAAGATCAGACTGGATGAAGAAGGCATCGAATTGCCTTATCAGAAGCTGGTTTCCTATCACAAAACTACGGTATCCGAGACTTAA
- the yyaC gene encoding spore protease YyaC produces MFLKRKLVPDKLFQYKLHHEEKDACMVITEKIGNLLPNTQTTPVVVVCIGTDRSTGDALGPLVGTKLHAIKALPFHVYGTLDEPVHAVNLSDKLKMIEKNHPNAYIIGIDACLGKLNHVGMISIGDGPVKPGAGVNKELPPVGDMHMTGIVNVSGFMEYFVLQNTRLSVVMKMAELIADSLYFASMSQRVKKNITPLPLKKDDLYNIQ; encoded by the coding sequence ATGTTCCTTAAAAGGAAGCTCGTTCCCGACAAGCTTTTTCAATATAAATTGCACCACGAGGAAAAAGATGCATGCATGGTCATTACTGAAAAAATTGGGAACCTTCTTCCTAACACGCAAACAACTCCCGTAGTGGTGGTTTGCATCGGGACAGATCGATCCACTGGCGATGCATTAGGTCCTCTTGTCGGCACTAAACTTCATGCGATAAAAGCACTTCCCTTCCATGTGTACGGAACACTGGATGAACCTGTTCACGCTGTAAACCTCTCAGACAAACTTAAAATGATTGAAAAAAACCATCCAAACGCTTATATCATCGGTATTGATGCCTGCCTAGGAAAGCTGAATCATGTCGGGATGATCTCAATTGGAGATGGACCGGTTAAACCGGGAGCAGGCGTGAATAAAGAACTTCCTCCGGTAGGAGATATGCATATGACAGGAATTGTAAATGTCAGCGGATTCATGGAATATTTCGTACTTCAGAATACCCGGTTGAGCGTCGTCATGAAAATGGCCGAACTTATTGCAGATTCCCTTTACTTCGCCTCAATGAGCCAGCGGGTAAAGAAGAATATCACGCCTCTTCCGCTCAAAAAAGATGATTTGTATAACATTCAATGA
- a CDS encoding DUF554 domain-containing protein, with product MALLGTLVNGLAIVIGSLLGLFWRNIPEKTKVTIMQAMGLAVIILGIGMGLKSKQFLIVIASLAIGGVLGERLDLEGKLGQLGDWLEKKLGGKEKGGIANAFVTATLVFVIGAMSIVGALDSGLRHDHAVLYTKALIDGFCAIFFTSALGVGVIFSAVPVILYQGIIALFATQIDRIVPADLMKQMIVEITGTGGIMILAIGLNILGLTKIRVANLLPALLFTITIVSIVYYWDKLSGFAGNLI from the coding sequence TTGGCATTATTAGGGACTTTGGTAAACGGCCTTGCAATAGTAATCGGAAGCCTGCTTGGCTTGTTCTGGCGGAATATACCCGAAAAAACAAAAGTGACGATCATGCAGGCGATGGGGCTTGCAGTCATTATTCTCGGAATCGGCATGGGGCTGAAAAGCAAACAGTTTTTAATCGTGATTGCCAGCCTTGCCATCGGAGGCGTTCTTGGCGAACGGCTGGATCTTGAAGGAAAGCTTGGCCAACTGGGCGACTGGCTTGAAAAGAAGCTGGGCGGGAAAGAAAAAGGCGGTATAGCAAATGCGTTTGTTACAGCAACCCTCGTCTTTGTCATAGGTGCAATGTCCATTGTAGGTGCTCTGGACAGCGGACTAAGACATGACCATGCCGTACTCTATACGAAAGCCCTGATCGATGGATTTTGTGCTATCTTTTTTACGTCTGCTTTAGGAGTCGGTGTGATATTTTCGGCTGTTCCTGTAATACTTTATCAAGGAATTATTGCTTTGTTTGCTACCCAGATCGACCGAATCGTCCCTGCTGATCTAATGAAGCAGATGATTGTGGAAATTACGGGTACAGGAGGGATCATGATTCTTGCCATTGGCTTGAATATCCTGGGATTAACCAAAATAAGGGTAGCCAACCTCCTCCCTGCGCTTCTCTTTACGATCACTATCGTTAGTATCGTTTACTATTGGGACAAGCTTTCTGGTTTTGCCGGGAATTTAATTTAA
- a CDS encoding ParB/RepB/Spo0J family partition protein, translated as MAKGLGKGINAFFPGTELEKEDAVTEINVKELRPNPYQPRKVFSESAIAELSDSIKEHGVLQPIIARKSIKGYEIVVGERRFRAAKEAGLKTMPVIVREFTEQKMMEIALIENLQREDLNPIEEAQAYQKLMEHLKLTQEELAGRVGKSRPHIANFVRLLQLPEPVQDMLSKGALSMGHGRALLGLKKKAKMQAVVEKCLNDKMNVRQLEKLIQQVNQNVSRETKKKNQEKNIFLIEKESSLRDHFGTSVSIKRTKRKGKIEIEFFSDEDLERILDLIGKQ; from the coding sequence GTGGCGAAAGGGTTAGGTAAAGGAATCAATGCATTCTTTCCGGGTACAGAACTTGAAAAAGAGGATGCTGTTACTGAAATTAACGTAAAGGAATTGCGCCCCAACCCCTATCAACCGAGGAAAGTGTTCAGTGAGTCAGCCATTGCAGAATTAAGCGACTCAATTAAGGAGCACGGAGTTCTGCAGCCTATTATTGCAAGAAAAAGCATCAAGGGTTATGAGATTGTAGTAGGTGAACGGCGTTTCAGAGCTGCTAAAGAAGCTGGGCTGAAGACAATGCCTGTTATCGTCCGTGAATTTACAGAGCAGAAGATGATGGAGATCGCCCTCATCGAGAACCTGCAGCGTGAAGATCTTAACCCGATTGAAGAAGCTCAGGCTTATCAAAAGCTGATGGAGCACCTCAAACTCACTCAGGAAGAACTTGCAGGGCGGGTAGGCAAAAGCAGACCCCATATTGCCAATTTTGTCCGCTTATTGCAGCTTCCTGAGCCCGTTCAGGACATGCTGTCAAAAGGTGCATTGTCTATGGGGCATGGCAGAGCACTGCTTGGTTTGAAAAAGAAAGCAAAAATGCAGGCTGTTGTTGAGAAGTGCTTAAACGACAAAATGAACGTCCGCCAGCTTGAGAAGCTGATTCAGCAGGTCAATCAGAATGTTTCACGTGAAACAAAGAAAAAAAATCAGGAGAAAAACATCTTCTTGATTGAAAAAGAATCAAGTCTCCGTGATCATTTTGGCACCTCTGTTTCTATCAAACGAACGAAGCGGAAGGGCAAGATAGAAATTGAGTTTTTCTCTGATGAAGATTTGGAGAGGATTTTGGATCTGATCGGAAAGCAGTAA
- a CDS encoding ParA family protein yields MAKTIAIANQKGGVGKTTTSVNLGACLAYFGKKVLLVDIDPQGNATSGVGVDKGDIDQCIYNVLVDDAEVKDIILETICEGLHILPSTIQLAGAEIELVPTISREVRLKRALSSVSSQYDFIIIDCPPSLGLLTINSLTAADAVLIPVQCEYYALEGLSQLLNTVRLVQKHLNTDLMIDGVLLTMLDARTNLGIQVIEEVKKYFQDKVYTTIIPRNVRLSEAPSHGKPIIIYDPKSRGAEVYLELAKEVIGSGERVR; encoded by the coding sequence GTGGCTAAAACCATTGCAATTGCCAATCAAAAGGGTGGTGTTGGAAAAACAACTACATCCGTAAACCTCGGAGCATGTCTGGCTTATTTCGGCAAAAAGGTTTTACTTGTTGATATAGACCCACAGGGGAATGCTACTAGCGGTGTGGGAGTTGACAAAGGCGATATTGATCAATGTATCTATAACGTACTTGTTGACGATGCAGAAGTGAAGGACATCATTTTAGAAACGATTTGTGAAGGATTACATATATTGCCCTCTACGATACAGCTGGCAGGTGCAGAAATTGAGCTGGTGCCGACGATTTCCAGGGAAGTTCGACTGAAAAGAGCTCTTTCCTCGGTCAGCAGCCAATATGATTTCATTATCATCGACTGTCCTCCCTCTTTGGGATTGCTGACGATCAACTCACTTACCGCAGCGGATGCAGTGCTCATTCCGGTGCAATGTGAATATTACGCGCTGGAAGGTCTGAGCCAGCTGTTAAACACTGTCAGGCTAGTGCAAAAGCATTTGAATACGGATCTGATGATTGACGGTGTGCTTTTGACAATGCTTGATGCCAGAACGAATTTAGGAATCCAGGTAATTGAAGAAGTGAAAAAGTACTTTCAGGATAAAGTCTATACGACCATTATTCCAAGAAACGTTCGACTTTCTGAAGCGCCAAGCCATGGAAAACCGATTATCATATACGATCCTAAATCCAGAGGTGCAGAGGTTTATTTAGAATTAGCGAAGGAAGTGATTGGCAGTGGCGAAAGGGTTAGGTAA
- the noc gene encoding nucleoid occlusion protein has protein sequence MKHPFSRLFGIGEKNQTAEAEAEEKNENEEILQLQVKDIHPNQFQPRTVFIDERIEELSQTIETHGIIQPIVVRSAGDQTYEIIAGERRWRAVQKLGWETIPAIIKEFDDSQTASVALIENLQREELTAIEEAMAYAKLLEIHGLTQESLAQKLGKGQSTVANKLRLLKLPQPIQDALLLKQITERHARALIILKTPDKQEAVLQEILEKHLNVKQTEERVKRMIEGENTEKKPVAKRKSFSKDTRLAINTVRQSVDMVLKSGLTINTEEEDHEEFYQFTIRIPKK, from the coding sequence ATGAAACATCCTTTTTCACGCTTATTCGGCATCGGTGAGAAAAATCAGACAGCTGAAGCTGAAGCTGAAGAGAAGAACGAAAATGAAGAAATACTGCAACTCCAGGTCAAAGATATCCATCCGAATCAATTCCAGCCTCGTACCGTTTTTATAGATGAAAGAATTGAAGAGTTATCCCAAACGATTGAGACTCATGGGATCATCCAGCCGATTGTTGTCAGGTCAGCGGGAGACCAAACTTATGAGATCATCGCCGGTGAACGGCGGTGGAGGGCGGTACAAAAACTGGGCTGGGAAACGATTCCGGCTATTATAAAGGAATTTGATGACTCACAGACAGCCTCTGTTGCACTGATCGAGAACCTGCAGCGGGAAGAGCTGACAGCCATTGAGGAAGCCATGGCTTATGCAAAACTTCTTGAAATCCACGGCCTTACCCAAGAGAGTCTTGCTCAGAAACTTGGAAAAGGCCAATCTACGGTCGCCAACAAGCTCCGGCTGCTGAAACTTCCCCAGCCTATCCAGGATGCATTATTGTTGAAGCAGATCACAGAACGGCATGCAAGAGCTCTCATCATTTTAAAAACTCCAGACAAACAGGAAGCGGTCCTGCAGGAAATTTTAGAGAAGCATCTGAATGTAAAACAGACAGAAGAACGTGTGAAACGGATGATCGAAGGGGAAAATACCGAGAAAAAGCCTGTTGCAAAGAGAAAATCTTTCAGTAAAGATACTCGGCTTGCCATCAATACGGTCAGACAATCTGTCGATATGGTATTAAAGAGCGGATTGACGATTAACACGGAAGAAGAAGATCACGAAGAATTCTATCAGTTCACTATTCGAATTCCGAAAAAATAA
- the rsmG gene encoding 16S rRNA (guanine(527)-N(7))-methyltransferase RsmG, with amino-acid sequence MNITTFQEKLAEKGISLSPRQLQQFEDYFHILVEWNEKMNLTAITDKEEVYLKHFYDSLSAAFYFDFNQELTVCDVGAGAGFPGIPLKICFPQIKLSICDSLQKRITFLEHLSKKLELTDISLYHDRAETFGHRPEIREAYDLVMARAVARMSVLSELCLPLVKKGGHFLAMKGSQLPDEMKDSKKAVQMLGGSVKDVYSFKLPVENSDRYIVLVDKVKTTPKKYPRKPGTPNKNPLS; translated from the coding sequence ATGAATATTACAACCTTTCAAGAAAAGTTGGCAGAGAAGGGAATCAGCCTTTCTCCCCGCCAGCTCCAGCAGTTCGAAGACTATTTTCATATCCTGGTCGAGTGGAATGAGAAAATGAACTTAACGGCTATTACGGATAAAGAAGAAGTGTACTTAAAACACTTTTATGATTCTTTGTCAGCAGCCTTCTATTTCGATTTTAATCAGGAGTTAACGGTGTGTGATGTAGGTGCAGGAGCGGGTTTTCCGGGAATTCCGCTGAAAATCTGTTTCCCGCAAATTAAGCTCTCGATCTGTGATTCGCTGCAGAAGAGAATCACTTTCTTAGAACACCTTTCAAAAAAACTGGAATTAACTGATATTTCGTTGTATCATGACCGTGCAGAAACGTTCGGACACCGCCCCGAGATAAGAGAAGCTTATGATCTTGTCATGGCCCGCGCGGTTGCCAGGATGTCGGTATTGAGCGAGCTTTGTCTTCCCCTTGTTAAAAAGGGAGGCCATTTCCTTGCTATGAAAGGCTCACAGCTTCCGGACGAAATGAAGGACAGCAAAAAAGCCGTTCAAATGCTGGGCGGCAGCGTAAAAGATGTTTATTCCTTTAAGCTTCCGGTTGAGAACAGTGACAGATACATCGTGCTGGTTGATAAAGTAAAAACCACACCAAAGAAATACCCAAGAAAGCCTGGGACGCCAAATAAGAATCCTCTTTCCTGA